A section of the Serratia liquefaciens ATCC 27592 genome encodes:
- a CDS encoding MarR family winged helix-turn-helix transcriptional regulator, giving the protein MTPPEYPAVENGKTENYHFTEQVGHLLRKVYQRHVAIFQQNVGDSQLTAVQFITLCAVRDMGPSSLTELVQVTAVDQATIRGIVERLKARELITVMPDPVDRRKVVVGLTDTGADLLRETVPHAAKITELTFGTLNPAERIALMFLLNKMLEDQPPG; this is encoded by the coding sequence CCGGCTGTAGAAAACGGCAAGACCGAAAATTATCATTTTACTGAACAAGTCGGGCACCTGCTTCGTAAGGTTTACCAGCGCCATGTGGCCATCTTTCAGCAGAACGTTGGCGATTCGCAGCTGACCGCGGTGCAGTTTATTACCCTGTGCGCGGTGCGTGACATGGGCCCGAGTTCGCTAACTGAGCTGGTGCAGGTGACGGCGGTCGATCAGGCCACCATTCGCGGCATTGTCGAGCGCCTCAAAGCGCGTGAACTGATCACCGTTATGCCGGATCCTGTCGACCGGCGCAAAGTGGTGGTCGGGCTGACTGATACCGGTGCCGATCTGTTGAGGGAAACGGTGCCGCATGCGGCGAAGATCACAGAATTAACCTTCGGCACGCTCAATCCGGCCGAACGTATAGCACTGATGTTCCTGCTCAATAAAATGCTGGAAGACCAGCCACCCGGCTGA